The genomic segment ACGACGACGGCGAAGTCGTCTTCATGGCGACCGACATCGGGATGGACCCGCACGCGGGCGAAATCGCGACCGGTCGCGTCTTCTCGGGCACCATCAAGAAGGGACAGGAGCTGTACGTCTCCGGGACCGCGGGCAAGAACCGCGTCCAGTCCGTCGGTATCTTCATGGGCGGCGAACGCGAGGAACTCGACCGCGGCGTCCCCGCGGGGAACATCGCGGCCGTCACGGGCCTCCGCGACGCCATCGCCGGTTCCACCGTCTCCTCCGTCGAGATGACGCCGTTCGAGTCCATCGAGCACATCTCCGAGCCCGTCATCACGAAGTCCGTCGAGGCGAAGAACATGGACGACCTGCCGAAGCTCATCCAGACGCTCCAGCAGGTCGCCAAGGAGGACCCCACCATCCGCGTCGAGATTAACGAGGACACGGGCGAGCACCTCATCAGCGGGCAGGGCGAACTCCACCTCGAGGTCATCACCCAGCGCATCCAGAAGAACCAGGGCATCCCGGTCGTGACGGGCGAACCCATCGTCGTCTACCGCGAGGCGGCGCAGAACGCCTCCCGCGAGGTCGAGGGCGTCTCGCCGAACCGCCACAACAAGTTCTACATCACGGTCGAACCCCTCTCGCAGGACATCGTCGACCAGATCAAGCTCGGCGAAGTCTCGATGGACATGCCCGAACTGGAGCGCCGCGAGGCGCTGCAGGAGGCCGGCATGGACAAGGACACCTCCCAGAACGTCGAGCACATCCACGGGACGAACATCCTCATCGACGACACGAAGGGTATCCAGCACCTGAACGAGACGATGGAACTCGTCATCGAGGGTCTCGAAGAGGCGCTCGACGACGGTCCGCTGGCCGCCGAACCCGTGCAGGGGTCGCTGCTCCGCCTGCACGACGCGAAACTCCACGAGGACACCATCCACCGCGGTCCCGCACAGGTCATCCCCGCGGTCCGCGAAGCCGTCCACCGCGCGCTCATCGACGCCGACATCAAGATGCTCGAACCCATCCAGAACGTCCGCATCGACGTTCCGTCCGAGCACATGGGCTCTGCGTCCGGCGAGATTCAGGGTCGCCGCGGCCGCGTGGACGACATGTACCAGGAGGGTGACCTCATGGTCATCGAGGGCATCGCGCCCGTCGAAGAGATGATCGGCTTCTCCTCGGACATCCGCTCTGCGACCGAGGGTCGCGCGTCGTGGAACACCGAGAACGCCGGCTTCCGCGTCCTCGCGGACAACCTCCAGCGCGAGATCATCATGGACATCCGCGAGCGGAAGGGCATGAAGCTCGAACTGCCGCAGTCCATCGACCAGTTCTGAGACCGCCCGGTGCCGGCGCTCCGGCACCGATTCGCCGCCGCACGACGTGCGGCGACCGTCGGCCCAGCGCCGTTCAGTTATTCGATTCGATAATTCACCCGAAGGATACATTCTCTCTCACCCGCTCTGTTCGGCCGTATGCTCACGAGGGTTCTCACACTCGCCGAACGGGTCGGATTCGGCTCGCCGCCCGAGGCCGTCGCGCCGCAGTCCGCCTCGACCGTTCGGGTCGCCGCCAGCGGCGTCGTCACGCTGACCGGACTCGTCCTGTTGATTCCGAACTTCACGCCCCTGTTGGGCGGCCCCGGGGACGCGCTCGTCGCGGTGCTGGCGCTCGTGGGGTCGGTCGTCTCCGTCGGACTCGTCGCCGCCGGCGGGCTCCTCTACTGGAGTCGCTTCGGCGACCGCAACGCGGTCAGAATCGCGGTCTGGAACCTGTTGGGCGTCGTCGTCCTCGGAAGCGTGATGGTGGCTCACGCCGCCACGCAGGGGGCGTTCGCGGACGGCGTCGCCGCGTCGACGTTCACCGTCGGGAACCTGCTGGCCATCGGCGCGGCGGCGCACGTCGTCATCGGCGTCTACGACGCCCGCCGAGTCCGCGCCGAGCAACTCGCCCGCCAGCGCCGGCAGACGGCCGTCCTGAACCGCGTCCTCCGGCACAACCTCCGCAACGAGGCGCAGGTGCTCACCGGCCACGCCGACATCGTCGCCGGTGCCGCCGAGGACGACGACGGACTCGCCGCCTCCGCGGCGGCGCTCCAGCGCAGTTCCGAGAAGGTGAGCAACCTCGCCGACGGCGCGAAGGCCATCGTCAGGGCGCAGGAACGCGACGCCGACGACTACGTCCCGACGGACCTCACCGACGTGGTCAGGGCCGCGGCGGCCGACGCGCGGGAGCGACACCCCGAGGCGACGGTCAACGTCAACGTCGCGGAGGAGGCGGCACCGGTCCGCGCCAGCGACGGCCTCCGGACGGCGCTCGACGAACTGGTGGACAACGCCGTCGAGCACGGTTCGGCGGGTAGTCGGACGGGGTCTCGTGACACCGCGGACCACGGCGGCCCGTCGGTCGAACTCGGCGTCTTCGCGACGAGTGACCGCGTCGAACTCCGCGTCGCCGACGACGGTCCGGGCATCCCGGAACACGAACGCGACGTCGTCACCGGCGACGCCGAGATAACGCAGCTCACCCACGGTAGCGGACTCGGTCTCTGGGTGGTCGAGGCCGTCGCCTCGGCGCACGGCGCGGGGCTCTCCTTCGCGGACCGCGAGGGGGGCGGCGCGGTCGTCTCGCTCGACTTCCCGCGAGCGTAGCCGCGCGTCGGAACGCTCGGTCCCGGCTCGGACCCGCGGCGACGGTTGCCGGCGTTTCTCTCTTTCTTTCTTCGACGCGCGCCACCTCGTCGTCACGTGACACCAAACGCCGGACAGATTTGCAACCGACGAAGGCTTATAACGCGCGCACCGAGTGGTCGATAGTATGCTGACGGGGTCACACCGCCCGGCACGCATCGGTACGGAGCCACAGCGCAGTCTCTCCTTGCCGACAACACCGACAGGGCGTGTCGCGGAGGTGCGGCGATGACCGACGCGGAGTCCGTCCCGGAGACGGACGGCGGCGAACAGCCGAAGCCGCACACGGTCCGTCTGGAACTGGCCGACGAACCGGGCCAGCTCCTCGCCGCGCTGCGCCCCATCGCGGAGAACGGCGGCAACCTCCTCTCGATATTCCACGAGCGGGGGAACCTGACGCCGCGCGGCCGCATCCCCGTCGAGGTGGACTTAGAGTGCCCGCCGGACCGCTTCGACACCATCGTCGACGCGCTCCGCTCGGAGGGGGTGAACGTCATCCAGGCCGGCGCGGAACACTACGGCGAGACGCTCACCGTCGTGCTGGTGGGCCACCTCGTCGACACCGACCTCTCGGACACGCTCCGGCGCATCGAGCAGTGCTCGTCGGCGTCGCTCTCGGACGTCTCGCTGAACGCGCCCGAGGGCCGCGACGACGTGTCGAGCGCGAGCCTGCGGCTCGCCACCCACACGGGCCGCACCGAAGCCGCCCTCGACGTGATTCGCGAGGTGGCGGCCGAGAAAGACCTGCACGTCGTCGAACCCCTCACGGAGGCGAGCCTATGAGCGGCAAGCGCCTCGCCGTCCTCGGCGCCGGCGCCGTCGGCGGGTCGGTCGTCGAACTCGCCGCGTCGTACGGCCACACCGTGACCGCGTTCGCCGACTCGTCCTCGGCCGCCGTCGCCGCCGACGGCGTGGACGCGGCGTCCGCGCTCGCGCGGAAGAACGACGAGGGCGTCGTCGGCGGCGCGGACCCCGAGGACGCGCTCTCGGCCGACTACGACGTGCTGGTGGAGGCGACGCCGACGACGCTCGGCGACGCCGAACCCGGCTTCTCGCACGTACGCCACGCGCTCGAACGCGACGCCGACGTGGTGCTGGCGAACAAGGGACCGGTCGCAGAGCGCTACGCGGACGTGATGGCGCTCGAACGCGAGAGCGAGGGCGCGGTGCGCTTCGAGGCCACCGTCGGCGGCGCCATCCCCGTCCTCTCGACCATCGAGGACCTCTCGCCGTCGCACGTCTCCGCCGCGCGCGGCGTCCTCAACGGGACGGCCAACTTCGTCCTCTCGCGGATGGCCACCGAGGGGCTGGACTACGAACACGTCCTCGCGGAGGCGCAGGACCTCGGCGTCGCCGAGGCCGACCCCTCCTTCGACGTGGAAGGGACCGACGCGGCGCTGAAGTGCGTCATCCTCTCGAACGTCCTCGCCGAGGGCGAACGGGAGTACACGCTGGCAGACGCCGACGTGGAGGGCATCACGAACGTGCCCGGCAGCGCGCTGGAACTCGCGGCCGACGAGGGACAGACGATTCGACTCATCGGCGAGGCCACGCCCGACAGCGTGCGCGTCAGCCCGCGACTCGTGCCGCAGAACGCCGCGCTCGCCGTCTCGGGGACGCGCAACATCGTCCAGTTGGAGACCGAACACGCGGGCCAGTTGAACATCAGCGGTCGCGGCGCGGGCGGTCCGGAGACGGCGTCGGCGGTGCTGTCGGACGTCGGCCGGCTCGACTGACCGGCAGACCGCCGGCTCGGACGCCCTATCGAGCGAACTGCACGGGTCGTGGCACGCGTTCGCATTCGTGCGATACGCTCCCAAGAAACGCGATACGCGGCCGTCTCGGCGCGTGTACGTATCGAAATGGTTTTAGTGCATTCAGGCCAAAGCAGGCACCACAGAGCGCCTTAGCGCGTGACCTATCCATGAGTGACAAACCGCACCAGAACTTGGCCATCATCGGCCACGTTGACCACGGTAAGAGTACGCTGGTCGGACGACTCCTGTTCGAGACAGGGTCGGTTCCGGAACACGTAATCGAGCAGCACCGAGAAGAAGCAGAAGAGAAGGGCAAGGGCGGCTTCGAGTTCGCCTACGTGATGGACAACCTCGCCGAAGAGCGCGAGCGTGGTGTCACCATCGACATCGCCCACCAAGAGTTCGACACGGACGAGTACTACTTCACCATCGTCGACTGTCCGGGCCACCGTGACTTCGTGAAGAACATGATCACGGGCGCCTCGCAGGCCGACAACGCCGTCCTCGTCGTCGCCGCCGACGACGGTGTCGCGCCGCAGACCCGAGAGCACGTCTTCCTCGCCCGCACGCTGGGGATCAACGAGCTCATCATCGCGGTCAACAAGATGGACGTCGTCGACTACGCCGAGGACACCTACAAGGAAGTCAAAGAGGAGGTCCAGCAGCTCCTCAAGCAGGTTCGCTTCCGCTCGGACGACGCGACCTACATCCCGATCTCCGCCTTCGAGGGCGACAACATCGCGGACCGCTCGGACAACACGTCGTGGTACGACGGTCCGACCCTCCTCGAAGCGCTCAACGACCTGCCGGAGGCCGAGCCGCCGACGGACGCGCCGCTCCGCCTCCCCATCCAGGACGTCTACACCATCTCGGGCATCGGTACCGTCCCCGTCGGACGTATCGAGACGGGTACGCTCAACCCCGGTGACAACGTCTCCTTCCAGCCGTCGGACGTCGGCGGCGAAGTGAAGACGGTCGAGATGCACCACGAGGAAGTCGACCGCGCCGGTCCCGGTGACAACGTCGGGTTCAACGTCCGCGGCGTCGGCAAGGACGACATCCGTCGCGGTGACGTCTGTGGTCCCGCCGACGACCCGCCGACGGTCGCCGAGACGTTCAAGGCGCAGGTCGTCGTCATGCAGCACCCGTCGGTCATCACCGCCGGGTACACGCCGGTCTTCCACGCGCACACCGCGCAGGTCGCGTGTACCATCGAGGAGATCAACCAGAAGCTCGACCCCTCCTCGGGTGAGGTCGCAGAAGAGAACCCGGACTTCATCAAGTCCGGCGACGCGGCAGTCGTCACCGTGCGACCGCAGAAGCCGCTCAGCATCGAACCGTCCGGCGAGATTCCGGAACTCGGTTCCTTCGCGGTCCGCGACATGGGTCAGACCATCGCGGCCGGGAAGGTCCTCGAGGTCAACGAGCGATAGATGCAGCAGGCACGCGTTCGTCTCGCCGGGACCAGCCCGGACGACCTCGACGACATCTGCGACGACGTCCGCGAAATCGCGAACAAGACGGGCGTCAACCTCAGCGGACCGATTCCGCTGCCGACGAAGACCCTCGAAGTTCCCGCCCGCAAGTCCCCCGACGGTGAGGGGACGGCGACGTGGGAGCACTGGGAGATGCGCGTCCACAAGCGTCTCATCGACATCGACGCTGACGAACGCGCCCTGCGCCAGCTGATGCGGATTCAGGTTCCCAGCGACGTCAGCATCGAGATCGTCCTCGAAGACTGACGACGCTCCTCCCGCATCGCCCGCACGTCGAGTCGACGCTCGACGACGAACAGGCGCACGTCTGACCGCTTCGCGCGGTCCACGACGCTAAGGCGCACGCGCCGTTCTTCTCCGCGTCTCAGTCCGTGAGCGTCGCCGCTCGACACGCTCTGTCTCCGTCCCGGCGAGTGACGACGCCGCCACCGTGCGACGCCGTGTCGATCCGGACGCGAAACAGAAGGTACAAATGACCGCACGCCTTCGAAGCGAATGCGGGCTCGTAGATCAGTGGCAGATCGCTTCCTTCGCAAGGAAGAGGCCCGGGGTTCAAATCCCCGCGAGTCCACTCGAATTTTAAACAGTCACGAACTGCGACAGTAGAGACGCCGTTCTCCGCGAAGTCGGTAGACTGCACCCGATTCTCTACTGGAAATAGAGGGGTTCAAAATCGATGGAATCTCTTAACAGCGTCGCCGTCCCCGCCGTCCCGCGGTCTGCGGAGTGAAACCGGGGGCGAGTCGGCGTGATGCACCACGTCGAGTGCAAGCAGTGCGACTTCGAACGCGACGCGCACGACTGGCTCGCCGCGGAGATCGTCGCGGAGGACCACCGCGACCGAGAGGGCCACGTCGTCACCGCGAGTCAGCCGGACGGTTCGCTCCTCGGGAGGTACGCATGAGCGTCGAGACGAACGTCCCGGTCGAGGAGATGGAGCGAGACGAACTCGAAGCCAGGGTTCGGACGCTCGAAACCCGGTTGCAGGACCTCGAAGAACGGGTAGAACGGAACAGCGAGGGCACCGTCTCGAAGACCGCACTGAACCACCTCCTCGACGCGCTGACGAACGCCGAGATAGACGACTACCGAGACGACCCGATGCGTCTCCGCGAGGAAGTCGCCGAAGTCGGGTCGATGGTCTACCGGCACGAGTCCATCGTCGAGGAACAGCAGTCCGCGGTGGACGACCCGATGGGCGAGAACTGGTCGAAGATCGTCGAGGCGGCGAACAACCTCGCTGGGACGGCCGGTCACACGCGCCCGGACAACCACGTCGCCCTGTACGGGTCGGACATCGTACAGGCGACGGGTCACACGGAACGCTACGCGCTGAACCTCATCGAGAAGTTCGGACAGGACGACTCGAAGAAGGGCGTGACGTGGCAGCCGCACGAACCGGCACAGCCGTCGAACAACCACAGTGCGAAGCGGAAGGCTCTGCTCGTCGATCTCGACGTGTGGGGCAACTGAGCGTCCTCGACGCTCGCCCGTCCCGGTGGACACGCGGGTTCGACTCCCGCGACGGGCATGGGGTGAACTCGGAGTTCACCCCGTCCGGCCCGGATAGCCCGGCCGGTTGCGGGGGGTGAACTCGTTCATCACCTCGTTCGGGTGAACGTCGCCCTCGACGGAGGCAAGCAAACGACGCCGCCGTCCCGCGATTCCGTGCTTGCACTCGCTGCACGCACGCAAGCAACTCTCCGCTACTGTGGGGTGCGTCTTTTCGTGCGGTTTTCGTGCGGTAGAGTGGTTGTTTCGGCCGGTTTCGGGAGGTGTGGGTTTTGCTGAATTGGGGTGATGAAGTTGTTCACCAGTCTCGTCATTTCACATATATTGAGAGTGTCTATTAGTGGTGATTTGGGTGTGTCTGATAAGCGATATCATATTGTGTGTGACATAGTACCAATAGCATGGTGTCAGAGTATCTCTTGGGGGTCATAATTGGTGGTGGAATTGGGTTGCTGAGTTCTCTGTTCGTGAGTCACGTGCAGAGAAAAACTATCGAGCTTCAAATTAAAGAAGAAACCAAACGGCTCCATAGTGAATATTTTCTGAGTGCAAAAGTGGATGCTTTAGTCAAACTCACTAAAGAGATAGATTCTATCTATAACTTCTATAACATTCATATCAAATGGGCATTAGAAGGAGAATTAGCTAGTGACGAATACTACTCAGAAGTAATCGGGGCGGGTCTATCGTTCCCAAGTACTATTGAGGAAACACGGTTGTTTCTTGATTCTTCTCTTGAAGAAGCAGTAGATAATTTCGCACAACAAGTAATATTAGCCGATCTATTGCTTCGAGACCTATCGAAACTAGATCTTGATCAGGGCCAGAATAGCAGCAATCGACTAGAGAAATCGCTTCGAGAGTTGCTAGATCTCGATATTCCTCCAGACGCACGAGATATTCTGGATAGGGAGCTCGCCAAAAGAGACCCTGAAGATCCAAAAATGCCCTCTCTGGATGTGCTCGTGGCCGTATCAAATGCTGAATTCCGGATTGCTGAGTTCAATGAGGCATACGATCAGTGTAGAACACTATTGAAACAGGAGGTACAAGGTCCACTAGAAATATTCGACGAAAATTAATTCT from the Halogeometricum rufum genome contains:
- a CDS encoding elongation factor EF-2; the protein is MGRRKKIVQECEKLMDKPEQIRNIAIAAHVDHGKTTLTDNLLAGAGMIADEGEATRLMMDTEEDEQERGITIDAANVSMTHEYNDRNHLINLIDTPGHVDFGGDVTRAMRAVDGALVVVDAVEGAMPQTETVVRQALREGVKPALFINKVDRLISELQEGPEEMQQRLTDVIGDVNELIRGMTQDMDDVDDWTVSVEDGTVAFGSALYKWGVSLPSMQETGMSFGDIIELEQDGKRQELHERTPLSDVVLDMVAEHFPDPLDAQPRRIPRVWRGDDQTELAKQMREVDDDGEVVFMATDIGMDPHAGEIATGRVFSGTIKKGQELYVSGTAGKNRVQSVGIFMGGEREELDRGVPAGNIAAVTGLRDAIAGSTVSSVEMTPFESIEHISEPVITKSVEAKNMDDLPKLIQTLQQVAKEDPTIRVEINEDTGEHLISGQGELHLEVITQRIQKNQGIPVVTGEPIVVYREAAQNASREVEGVSPNRHNKFYITVEPLSQDIVDQIKLGEVSMDMPELERREALQEAGMDKDTSQNVEHIHGTNILIDDTKGIQHLNETMELVIEGLEEALDDGPLAAEPVQGSLLRLHDAKLHEDTIHRGPAQVIPAVREAVHRALIDADIKMLEPIQNVRIDVPSEHMGSASGEIQGRRGRVDDMYQEGDLMVIEGIAPVEEMIGFSSDIRSATEGRASWNTENAGFRVLADNLQREIIMDIRERKGMKLELPQSIDQF
- a CDS encoding sensor histidine kinase; amino-acid sequence: MLTRVLTLAERVGFGSPPEAVAPQSASTVRVAASGVVTLTGLVLLIPNFTPLLGGPGDALVAVLALVGSVVSVGLVAAGGLLYWSRFGDRNAVRIAVWNLLGVVVLGSVMVAHAATQGAFADGVAASTFTVGNLLAIGAAAHVVIGVYDARRVRAEQLARQRRQTAVLNRVLRHNLRNEAQVLTGHADIVAGAAEDDDGLAASAAALQRSSEKVSNLADGAKAIVRAQERDADDYVPTDLTDVVRAAAADARERHPEATVNVNVAEEAAPVRASDGLRTALDELVDNAVEHGSAGSRTGSRDTADHGGPSVELGVFATSDRVELRVADDGPGIPEHERDVVTGDAEITQLTHGSGLGLWVVEAVASAHGAGLSFADREGGGAVVSLDFPRA
- a CDS encoding amino acid-binding protein, which codes for MTDAESVPETDGGEQPKPHTVRLELADEPGQLLAALRPIAENGGNLLSIFHERGNLTPRGRIPVEVDLECPPDRFDTIVDALRSEGVNVIQAGAEHYGETLTVVLVGHLVDTDLSDTLRRIEQCSSASLSDVSLNAPEGRDDVSSASLRLATHTGRTEAALDVIREVAAEKDLHVVEPLTEASL
- a CDS encoding homoserine dehydrogenase → MSGKRLAVLGAGAVGGSVVELAASYGHTVTAFADSSSAAVAADGVDAASALARKNDEGVVGGADPEDALSADYDVLVEATPTTLGDAEPGFSHVRHALERDADVVLANKGPVAERYADVMALERESEGAVRFEATVGGAIPVLSTIEDLSPSHVSAARGVLNGTANFVLSRMATEGLDYEHVLAEAQDLGVAEADPSFDVEGTDAALKCVILSNVLAEGEREYTLADADVEGITNVPGSALELAADEGQTIRLIGEATPDSVRVSPRLVPQNAALAVSGTRNIVQLETEHAGQLNISGRGAGGPETASAVLSDVGRLD
- the tuf gene encoding translation elongation factor EF-1 subunit alpha; this encodes MSDKPHQNLAIIGHVDHGKSTLVGRLLFETGSVPEHVIEQHREEAEEKGKGGFEFAYVMDNLAEERERGVTIDIAHQEFDTDEYYFTIVDCPGHRDFVKNMITGASQADNAVLVVAADDGVAPQTREHVFLARTLGINELIIAVNKMDVVDYAEDTYKEVKEEVQQLLKQVRFRSDDATYIPISAFEGDNIADRSDNTSWYDGPTLLEALNDLPEAEPPTDAPLRLPIQDVYTISGIGTVPVGRIETGTLNPGDNVSFQPSDVGGEVKTVEMHHEEVDRAGPGDNVGFNVRGVGKDDIRRGDVCGPADDPPTVAETFKAQVVVMQHPSVITAGYTPVFHAHTAQVACTIEEINQKLDPSSGEVAEENPDFIKSGDAAVVTVRPQKPLSIEPSGEIPELGSFAVRDMGQTIAAGKVLEVNER
- the rpsJ gene encoding 30S ribosomal protein S10, giving the protein MQQARVRLAGTSPDDLDDICDDVREIANKTGVNLSGPIPLPTKTLEVPARKSPDGEGTATWEHWEMRVHKRLIDIDADERALRQLMRIQVPSDVSIEIVLED